One Setaria viridis chromosome 5, Setaria_viridis_v4.0, whole genome shotgun sequence genomic region harbors:
- the LOC117859342 gene encoding ATP synthase subunit beta, mitochondrial: protein MASRRLLSSLLRSSSSALRRAGAPSPAAPRRASPAGLLLARFAASSAAQPAPPSAAPSSSPASAAGKGKGGKITDEFTGAGAVGQVCQVIGAVVDVRFDEGLPPILTALEVLDNNIRLVLEVAQHLGENMVRTIAMDGTEGLVRGQRVLNTGSPITVPVGRATLGRIMNVIGEPIDEKGDIKTNHFLPIHREAPAFVEQATEQQILVTGIKVVDLLAPYQRGGKIGLFGGAGVGKTVLIMELINNVAKAHGGFSVFAGVGERTREGNDLYREMIESGVIKLGDKQSESKCALVYGQMNEPPGARARVGLTGLTVAEHFRDAEGQDVLLFIDNIFRFTQANSEVSALLGRIPSAVGYQPTLATDLGGLQERITTTKKGSITSVQAIYVPADDLTDPAPATTFAHLDATTVLSRQISELGIYPAVDPLDSTSRMLSPHVLGEDHYNTARGVQKVLQNYKNLQDIIAILGMDELSEDDKLTVARARKIQRFLSQPFHVAEVFTGAPGKYVELKESVKSFQGVLDGKYDDLPEQSFYMVGGIEEVIAKAEKIAKESAS, encoded by the exons ATGgcgtcccgccgcctcctctcctctctcctccggtcctcctcctcggccctccgccgcgcgggcgcgccatctccggccgccccgcgccgcgcgtccccggccggcctcctcctcgcgcgattcgccgcctcctccgccgcgcagCCGGCCCCGCCGTCCGCGGCGCCTTCCTCGTCCCCGGCGTCGGCCGCGGGGAAGGGAAAGGGCGGGAAGATCACGGATGAGTTCACGGGGGCCGGCGCGGTGGGGCAGGTGTGCCAGGTGAtcggcgccgtcgtcgacgtGCGCTTCGACGAGGGGCTCCCGCCGATCCTCACGGCGCTCGAGGTGCTCGACAACAACATACGCCTCGTCCTCGAGGTCGCGCAGCACCTTGGCGAGAACATGGTCCGGACCATCGCCATGGACGGCACGGAGGGCCTCGTCCGCGGCCAGCGCGTCCTCAACACTGGATCGCCAATCACT GTACCTGTTGGTAGGGCTACACTTGGGCGTATCATGAATGTCATTGGGGAGCCCATTGATGAGAAGGGTGACATAA AAACAAACCATTTCCTCCCAATCCATCGTGAAGCACCAGCTTTTGTTGAGCAGGCTACCGAACAGCAGATTCTTGTCACTGGAATTAAG GTTGTTGATCTCTTAGCACCGTACCAAAGAGGTGGAAAGATTGGGTTGTTTGGTGGTGCTGGTGTCGGCAAAACTGTGCTCATCATGGAGCTGATCAACAATGTAGCCAAAGCCCATG GTGGGTTTTCTGTGTTTGCTGGTGTTGGTGAAAGAACTCGTGAAGGCAACGATTTGTACAGGGAAATGATTGAGAGTGGTGTCATTAAGCTCGGGGATAAGCAG AGTGAGAGCAAGTGTGCTCTGGTGTACGGTCAAATGAATGAGCCTCCTGGTGCTCGCGCCCGTGTTGGCCTCACTGGTTTGACAGTTGCCGAGCATTTCCGAGATGCTGAAGGGCAGGATGTGCTCCTGTTCATTGATAACATCTTCCGTTTCACTCAG GCAAATTCTGAGGTGTCTGCATTGCTTGGTCGTATCCCATCTGCTGTGGGTTATCAACCTACTCTCGCTACTGATCTTGGAGGTCTTCAAGAACGTATCACTACCACCAAGAAGGGGTCTATTACGTCTGTACAGGCTATTTATGTGCCTGCTGATGATCTGACTGACCCTGCTCCTGCAACTACATTTGCCCATCTTGATGCCACGACTGTGTTGTCCCGCCAG ATTTCTGAGCTTGGAATCTACCCTGCTGTCGATCCCCTTGACTCAACATCTAGAATGCTTTCACCCCATGTGTTGGGAGAAGATCACTACAACACTGCCCGTGGAGTTCAGAAGGTTCTGCAGAACTACAAGAACTTGCAGGATATTATTGCCATTTTGGGTATGGATGAGCTCAGTGAAGATGACAAGCTTACTGTCGCTCGTGCCCGCAAGATTCAGCGGTTTCTGAGCCAGCCTTTCCATGTGGCTGAAGTATTCACGGGTGCACCTGGCAAGTATGTGGAGCTGAAGGAAAGTGTCAAAAGCTTCCAG GGAGTTTTGGATGGCAAGTACGATGACCTACCGGAGCAATCTTTCTACATGGTTGGAGGAATCGAGGAAGTTATCGCCAAGGCTGAGAAGATCGCCAAGGAGTCGGCATCATAA
- the LOC117859347 gene encoding fruit protein pKIWI502 isoform X2, with protein sequence MLLRSAPRRLHLLRQHHLRLLSAAALASAAPAPAPAPPQAPTEWAEAPLASVRPATADASLYHISLDLSAHRGLLASHAAAGQFLPFRLPAAPYPIFLAIASPPPSPGSSSAAAFDFLVKRLPGTPSARLCDLRPGDLVHVGACVVGRGFEVNRIADARDVLVFATGSGISPIRSLIESDFVQDHKTGVSLFYGVRNLQRMAYQERFNDWEAKGVKIVPVLSRPDSQWTGERGYVQNVFSRMKNIVNPSSAGAILCGHKQMTEEITRVLVADGLSKDKILTNF encoded by the exons ATGCTCCTGCGCTCCGCGCCgcgtcgcctccacctcctccgccagcaccacctccgcctcctctccgcggcggcgctcgcctccgccgcgccggccccggccccggccccgccccAGGCCCCCACCGAGTGGGCCGAGGCGCCGCTCGCCTCCGTGcgcccggccaccgccgacGCCTCGCTCTACCACATCTCCCTCGACCTCTCCGCGCACCgcggcctcctcgcctcccacgccgccgccggccagttCCTCCCCTTCCGCCTCCCCGCTGCGccctaccccatcttcctcgcCATCGCGTCCCCGCCCCCCTCGCCCgggtcctcctccgccgccgccttcgactTCCTCGTCAAGCGCCTCCCGGGCACCCCCTCCGCGCGGCTCTGCGATCTCCGCCCCGGCGACCTCGTCCACGTCGGCGCCTGCGTCGTCGGCCGCGGGTTTGAGGTTAACAGGATAGCTGACGCCCGTGATGTCCTCGTCTTCGCCACCGGATCCGGAATCAG TCCTATTCGGTCACTTATTGAGTCAGATTTTGTTCAAGACCATAAAACTGGCGTAAGCCTATTTTATGGGGTTAGAAATCTTCAAAGGATGGCATATCAG GAGAGGTTCAATGATTGGGAGGCCAAAGGAGTTAAAATTGTGCCTGTCCTCTCAAGACCAGACAGTCAATGGACAGGCGAGCGAGGTTATGTCCAG AATGTTTTCTCAAGGATGAAGAATATTGTAAACCCTTCATCAGCGGGAGCAATTTTGTGTGGACATAAACAGATGACAGAG GAAATTACAAGAGTTCTTGTTGCCGATGGTTTGTCAAAAGATAAAATCCTAACTAACTTCTGA
- the LOC117859347 gene encoding fruit protein pKIWI502 isoform X1 gives MLLRSAPRRLHLLRQHHLRLLSAAALASAAPAPAPAPPQAPTEWAEAPLASVRPATADASLYHISLDLSAHRGLLASHAAAGQFLPFRLPAAPYPIFLAIASPPPSPGSSSAAAFDFLVKRLPGTPSARLCDLRPGDLVHVGACVVGRGFEVNRIADARDVLVFATGSGISPIRSLIESDFVQDHKTGVSLFYGVRNLQRMAYQERFNDWEAKGVKIVPVLSRPDSQWTGERGYVQNVFSRMKNIVNPSSAGAILCGHKQMTETTETRSASFATHTPSKRNYKSSCCRWFVKR, from the exons ATGCTCCTGCGCTCCGCGCCgcgtcgcctccacctcctccgccagcaccacctccgcctcctctccgcggcggcgctcgcctccgccgcgccggccccggccccggccccgccccAGGCCCCCACCGAGTGGGCCGAGGCGCCGCTCGCCTCCGTGcgcccggccaccgccgacGCCTCGCTCTACCACATCTCCCTCGACCTCTCCGCGCACCgcggcctcctcgcctcccacgccgccgccggccagttCCTCCCCTTCCGCCTCCCCGCTGCGccctaccccatcttcctcgcCATCGCGTCCCCGCCCCCCTCGCCCgggtcctcctccgccgccgccttcgactTCCTCGTCAAGCGCCTCCCGGGCACCCCCTCCGCGCGGCTCTGCGATCTCCGCCCCGGCGACCTCGTCCACGTCGGCGCCTGCGTCGTCGGCCGCGGGTTTGAGGTTAACAGGATAGCTGACGCCCGTGATGTCCTCGTCTTCGCCACCGGATCCGGAATCAG TCCTATTCGGTCACTTATTGAGTCAGATTTTGTTCAAGACCATAAAACTGGCGTAAGCCTATTTTATGGGGTTAGAAATCTTCAAAGGATGGCATATCAG GAGAGGTTCAATGATTGGGAGGCCAAAGGAGTTAAAATTGTGCCTGTCCTCTCAAGACCAGACAGTCAATGGACAGGCGAGCGAGGTTATGTCCAG AATGTTTTCTCAAGGATGAAGAATATTGTAAACCCTTCATCAGCGGGAGCAATTTTGTGTGGACATAAACAGATGACAGAG ACTACAGAGACTAGAAGTGCAAGTTTTGCAACACATACACCTTCAAAAA GAAATTACAAGAGTTCTTGTTGCCGATGGTTTGTCAAAAGATAA
- the LOC117859348 gene encoding uncharacterized protein, which translates to MATEAETAPARPADPTRLVYFDDMWTLRSAATVLAVHQEEGGRVAVVLDATVFHPQGGGQPADTGAISAAGARFLVEDVRAKDGVVFHYGRFESAGEGCGLGFKEGESVSLEVDAERRSLNSRLHSAGHLLDICVSNVGLSHLQPGKGYHFPDGPFVEYKGVIPQDQIQDKKNELEREAKKLISEGAKVLASVFPYEEAAKLCGGSLPNYISKDSNPRIIKFGEYPGGPCGGTHVADISIINSLKVTNIRVKKGLTKVSYSISP; encoded by the exons ATGGCGACGGAGGCTGAGACTGCGCCGGCGAGGCCTGCGGACCCCACCAGGCTTGTCTACTTCGATGACATGTGGAccctccgctccgccgccaccgttcTCGCCGTCCACCAG gaggagggcggccgggtAGCGGTGGTGCTGGACGCCACGGTCTTCCACCCGCAGGGCGGCGGCCAGCCGGCGGACACGGgcgccatctccgccgccggcgccaggttCCTCGTCGAGGatgtgcgggccaaggacggAGTG GTTTTCCACTATGGAAGATTTGAGAGTGCTGGAGAAGGATGCGGGCTTGGATTTAAAGAGGGGGAAAGCGTTAGCTTGGAAGTTGACGCCGAAAGGCGCAGCTTGAACTCAAG GCTTCACTCTGCTGGGCATTTGTTGGACATCTGTGTGAGCAATGTAGGCCTCTCTCATCTGCAGCCTGGGAAAGGCTACCATTTTCCTGATGG ACCGTTCGTTGAGTATAAAGGAGTAATTCCGCAAGATCAAATACAGGATAAGAAAAATGAACTGGAAAGAGAAGCCAAAAAGCTAATTTCGGAAGGAGCCAAG GTCTTAGCCTCTGTTTTTCCTTATGAGGAGGCAGCGAAATTATGTGGAGGTTCTCTGCCTAACTACATTTCAAAG GATAGCAATCCTCGCATTATTAAATTCGGCGAATATCCTGGTGGTCCTTGTGGTGGTACTCATGTTGCAGACATTTCAATCATCAACAGCCTAAAG
- the LOC117859346 gene encoding uncharacterized protein yields MVTKSSALLLRPRSSIATHPALHLATLLSLDPNPRAKKTMASSAALLQASTAFAPVFCPLPCRPQPAPRLHLRGSPNRRRRGVALAASSAASSEVEKEPSTSPSSSPQESESAVADSVKVLKEAAKTRKVPASEVLSALSKIKKAKLDTSTFFETLGGTESPGRTWMLIFTAKGRLEKGQYFPVTAVQRFDAAGKRIENGIYLGPIGCLTFEGRLSWKKKILAFIFERVRIKVGPFGPLEIGLGSGDDGREPSTKDPFFVWFYVDEEIAVAQGRGGGVAYWCRCQRVP; encoded by the exons ATGGTGACCAAGAGTTCCGCGCTCCTCTTGCGTCCTCGTTCCTCAATCGCCACACACCCCGCGCTACACCTTGCAACTCTGCTCTCTCTCGATCCGAATCCAAGAGCGAAGAAGACGATGGCGTCGTCTGCTGCCTTGCTCCAAGCTTCCACGGCCTTCGCTCCTGTCTTCTGCCCGCTCCCGTGCCGGCCCCAGCCCGCGCCACGGCTCCATCTCCGCGGCTCCCCcaaccgtcgccgccgcggcgtcgcactcgccgcttcctccgccgcGTCGTCGGAGGTAGAGAAAGAGCCGTCGACATCGCCCTCGTCCTCGCCGCAGGAGTCTGAGTCG GCTGTCGCGGACAGTGTGAAGGTGCTCAAGGAGGCGGCCAAGACAAGGAAGGTGCCTGCATCAGAGGTGCTTTCAGCATTGTCCAAGATCAAGAAGGCAAAGCTTGACACATCGACATTCTTTGAGACACTCGGCGGGACAGAGTCTCCAGGCAGGACATGGATGCTCATCTTCACTGCTAAG GGGCGGCTAGAGAAAGGGCAGTATTTCCCAGTGACTGCAGTCCAGCGCTTCGATGCTGCG GGAAAACGGATCGAGAATGGTATATATTTGGGCCCCATTGGGTGCTTAACCTTTGAAGGGAGGCTAtcatggaaaaagaaaatactTGCATTCATCTTCGAGCGGGTTCGCATAAAGGTTGGACCTTTCGGTCCCCTGGAAATCGGCCTTGGAAGCGGCGATGATGGCAGGGAACCCAGCACAAAGGACCCGTtctttgtttggttctatgttGACGAGGAAATCGCTGTTGCGCAAGGCAGAGGCGGGGGAGTAGCTTACTGGTGCAGATGTCAGCGCGTACCCTGA